In the genome of Augochlora pura isolate Apur16 chromosome 8, APUR_v2.2.1, whole genome shotgun sequence, one region contains:
- the LOC144474427 gene encoding tubulin polyglutamylase complex subunit 2 yields the protein MSFFVDVVTEDAFYENLTLGVVKVLENVPYVKNVRVDRRNGCEATAIANWEQRHCCVLPEDLRNFYLSIDGFQLLWNLEIAGEEFSVGRMEINSFSSLKRYSAIKDPQPDCSKSESSDVGAEVDSKSTVGLENAASLSVGNPQGCKMFEISQCYPQSGKAKVCLVYRAKPDQESPSIWLHREDTDRWYHLADTFTVYFRMMLVHLGLPLWQCCVTGLSLPTWVEQVYFLVGPHLLPSTIDPTETISTAMWNNGPTNVIDPGIFRGKENKQKIPRKK from the exons ATGTCTTTTTTCGTGGACGTCGTTACCGAGGACGCGTTCTACGAGAACCTCACGCTGGGTGTGGTAAAGGTCCTCGAGAATGTGCCGTACGTGAAGAACGTGCGAGTCGATAGGAGGAACGGATGCGAGGCCACCGCCATTGCCAACTGGGAACAACGGCATTGTTGCGTGCTCCCCGAAGATCTGAGGAACTTCTACCTCTCGATCGACGGTTTCCAGCTTCTTTGGAACCTCGAGATAGCAG GCGAGGAGTTTTCCGTGGGCCGCATGGAAATTAACAGTTTCTCCTCTCTAAAACGGTACTCCGCCATCAAAGACCCGCAACCGGACTGTTCCAAGTCGGAGTCTTCCGATGTAGGAGCAGAAGTCGACTCGAAGAGCACCGTGGGCCTTGAGAATGCAGCCTCGCTCTCGGTGGGGAACCCACAGGGTTGCAAGATGTTCGAGATTAGTCAGTGCTACCCGCAGAGCGGAAAGGCGAAGGTCTGTCTGGTGTACAGAGCGAAACCGGACCAAGAGAGCCCGAGCATCTGGCTGCATCGTGAGGATACGGATCGATGGTACCATCTGGCCGATACTTTCACTGTCTACTTCCGGATGATGCTGGTCCATCTAGGCCTGCCCTTGTGGCAATGCTGCGTCACCGGGCTCAGCCTGCCCACCTGGGTCGAGCAAGTCTATTTTCTCGTCGGTCCGCACCTGCTGCCATCCACTATCGATCCCACTGAAACCATCTCCACCGCCATGTGGAACAACGGGCCCACCAACGTCATCGATCCAGGGATCTTCAGGGGCAAAGAGAACAAGCAGAAGATTCCCAGGAAGAAATAA